In Primulina eburnea isolate SZY01 chromosome 3, ASM2296580v1, whole genome shotgun sequence, one DNA window encodes the following:
- the LOC140826334 gene encoding uncharacterized protein — MAVSFTRLSWLWLGVKEKEPVSNGSLANSLNSLSDWGLGLRGEPESLKFNSVRGVDKRVPSSSRKVKKKWKSREERSRRIDEEYDVVLVPSDGVSLSGSESDDSDWSIGWLEPHAPNFQSDDEADGSFAVLVPCYRHDCKNLKENSEEPGVPFLSAIKNVPNGYSAVSEGKKYMEQWLSSLQNF; from the exons ATGGCTGTTTCTTTCACTAGATTGTCGTGGCTATGGTTGGGTGTTAAAGAAAAAGAGCCAGTATCGAATGGATCACTTGCTAATTCATTAAATTCATTAAGTGATTGGGGTTTGGGATTGAGAGGAGAACCAGAAAGCTTGAAGTTTAACTCGGTGAGGGGGGTAGATAAAAGAGTGCCGTCTTCGAGTAGGAAAGTGAAGAAGAAATGGAAGAGTAGGGAGGAGAGGAGCAGGAGGATTGATGAGGAATATGACGTGGTGTTGGTGCCATCTGATGGGGTTAGTTTGTCGGGATCGGAGTCGGATGATTCGGACTGGTCGATCGGGTGGCTAGAGCCACATGCCCCCAATTTCCAGAGTGATGATGAGGCTGATGGTAGCTTTGCTGTGTTAGTTCCTTGCTACAGGCATGACTGCAAGAATTTAAAGGAGAATAGTGAGGAGCCTGGTGTTCCATTCTTGAGTGCCATTAAGAACGTTCCAAATGGTTATTCTGCTG TTTCAGAAGGCAAGAAGTACATGGAGCAATGGCTTTCATCTCTTCAGAATTTTTGA